The genomic region CAGCTCACGGAAGTTCTGATCGGACTTCAGCTCCGGATAGCGCTCGGCCACCACCAGCAGCCGCGACAGCGCACTGCTCATCTGGGCCTGGGCGCTCTCGAACTGCTTGAGCGAACCGGGATCGGTCGGGTTGGCCTGCTGCTGCACCTGGCCCACGCGCGAGCGCGCCTCGGTCACGCCCAGCAGCACCTCTTTTTCCTGGGCGGCGTAGCCCTTGACCGTGTTGACCAGGTTGGGAATGAGGTCGGCCCGACGCTGGTACTGGCTCAGCACCTCGGCCCAAGCGCTCTTGGTGGCCTCGTCGCCACGCTGGATGTCGTTGTAGCCGCAACCGGCCATGCCACCGGCCAGGAAGCCGACCACGGCGGCGGCGGCCACCCAGCGGGCCAGCTGGCGTGCCGTTCCCTGCTTCTTCGTCGATTCCACCATGTATCCGCTACGCTCCAGAAAGAAGGAATGAGGAAAAGGTTCTCGACCCGATGGTACCTGCTGCGGCCCGTGTCGGCAGCCGATGTCGGAATAGCCCCTGCCATTGGCAGGGAAATGTCATGTCGGAAACGTCGTTCCCGCGCCCATGCATCTCCTCTGAACAAGTTCCAGGCGCAGGCGCGTCACACACAGAACGGGACGCAGGACAATGCGATAGCTATCGTCAATAGAAAGGCTATTGACGATAAATGGCAACGTAGTCATGCGCCCGTTCCGGGAATGCGACGGCCGCGAGGACTTGTTCAGAGGATCCCTTAGAGCCACTGCGTCAGCGAGACCCCGATGCCGATCCGCGTCTGGCGATGGTTGTAATCGATCAGGCTGGCGCCATAGCCATGGAAAAGGTTGACGTGCGCCTTCAGGTAGCTGCTGATCGGGAAGGCATGTTCCAGGCCCACCGAGCCGCGCGAAGGGTTGAGCCGCAGCGAATGGCGCACGGTGAGCGCCCATTCGTAGCCGCCATGACGGTAGATGGCCACGGCTTCGCCCCGTCCGTAGAAATTGCTGATGTCGGGGTTGTCGTCGTCCTTGGCATTTTCGGGAATGCGCCACCACGGCCGCAGCAGCAGGGTCCAGCGCTCGCGCTCCAGGCCCGCCTGGAAGATGATGCGGTTCCAGCTGCGCGACAGGGGCAGCGAGCGGCCGTTGGAATGGTGGTTGAGCGAGACCGAGGCCAGTCGGCCATGCCAGCCGCCCAGCCGGTAGTTGGTGCGGAAGACCGCCATCACCTCGGGCTCGTAGTTGGTCTCACGGAACGGGCGCGACAGCTTCTGGGTATAGATCTGCCACATCGAGCGCTGCGTGTAGCCCACCCACAGGTCACCGTTGTCGCCGAACAGGTTCTCGGCCACCTTCGACTTGAAGCTGATCTGGAACGTGGTCTCGGCGCGGCGCCCCTGGTTGGCCAGCGAGGCATTGCCGGCATCGGTCGTGTTGAGCGGGTTGGGCGTGCCCGGCGCCCCGTTCAGGCTGGTCGTCCAGTCCACGAACGAGATGTACATCGGCTTGTAGGGACGCAGCAGGAAGCGCCCGCGGTTGGCGTCGTCGTCGAGTTCCCAATGGTCGGTCAGGTCAGTACCCAGCGAGCGCCGCACGTCCTGCACGGCCCGCGAGACATGCGAGCCGTCCAGCAGCAGCTTGCCGCGAGGACTGTCGTTGTTCTCGTCGGCACGGGTGTCATCGCTGGCCCCCAGGTTGGGCAGACGGATGAGCTGCACGCCCCCTGGCACGCCGGATGCGCCCATGCCCTTCCCGGCCGGCTGGCCGCTGGCTGTCGCGGACTGACGCTCGCCCTGTCCCGAGCCGACGGGCTGTGCGGCCCGGTCGGTTGCCTGCTGGCCGCCCTGCCCGGCGGCAGCCGGCATCCTCAGCCCCCAGGCCTTCAGCTTCGGAAGCTCCCGGTCCGGCTGCGGCAGTCGCCGGGCCATCACTTCGTCGTAGCACCCCAGCCGGCTCATGTCGTCCTCGATGCGCACGCAGTCCGAGACCTCGCGCGTGGCGCGCTGGATGTCCCGGGCCTGGCTGGCCGGGATCAGCACCATGTTCGTGTCGGGCGAGGCCTGGGCCACGGACGGCGAAGCCCCCTTCCGGGCCTGCGACACGACATCGCGTGCCTGCACGGTGGCCTGCCAGCCTGCCAGCCCGACGGCCAGCGACACGATCGTGGTGATCTTCATGCTCGAGAGGGTCTTGAATAAGGATCGGGCGGTCGTAAAACGGGCGCGACGAATGGCTGACCATGGCGCGCGGAGGGACCCCGATTCTACGGAATATGAGACACCAGGATATTTCTAAAAAAAAATGATACGCTGCCATTTTTACTGGCGGGGTTCGCAGTCCGGACCCCAAGCACTGGCTGTACCGGGTCCGGAGGGGACCGGGCAGCCCCCCGGGTGTCGGCAAGCCTGCCGACACCCGCCGGTGGGCGCCCAACCTGGATGCCGGCACATCGGAGACAAGAAACGTGAGCACGCCCCCCCTCGACATCAAGGTCGATGAAGCACTGCACAATCGCCTGAAGAACATTGCCGACCGCAACAACCGCAGTCTTCAATGGCTGACCCGACAGGCGCTGGTCAGCTATCTGGAAGCCATCGAACGTGGACAGGAGCCGCCCGACCAGCTGCCCTCGCCCCGCGCCGATGCGCCGGAGCTGCCCGAGGGCGTCAAGGGCGAGCCCTCGGCCCCCTTCGTGGCCTTTGCCCAGCAGGTGTCTCCGCAGACTCCGCGCCGTGCCGCCATCACGGCCGCCTGGCGCCGCCCCGAGCCCGAATGTGTCACCTGGCTGCTGGCACAGGCCAAGGACTCCCCGCTGACCGACCCTGGCTTCCAGGCGCGCGTCCACAAGCTGGCCCGTCGTCTGAGCGAGGGCCTGCGTGCCCGGCCGCGCGCCGGCGGCGTCGAGGCGCTGATCCAGGAGTTCGCGCTCTCCAGCCAGGAAGGCGTGGCGCTGATGTGCCTGGCCGAGGCGCTGCTGCGCATTCCCGACAGCCAGACGCGCGATGCGCTCATCCGTGACAAGATCGGCCACGGCGACTGGAAGGCCCACGTGGGCCAGTCCCCGTCCATCTTCGTCAATGCCGCCACCTGGGGCCTGGTCATCACCGGCCGGCTGGTGGGCACCAACAGCGAGAACAAGCTGGCCTCGGCGCTCACCCGCGTCCTCAAGCAGGGCGGAGAGCCGCTGGTGCGCAAGAGCGTGGACCTGGGCATGCGGATGATGGGCGAGCAGTTCGTCACCGGCGAGACCATCGAGGAAGCCCTGGCCAACGCCCGCAAGTACGAAGCCAAGGGGTTCCGCTACTCCTACGACATGCTGGGCGAGGCGGCCACCACCGAAGCCGACGCCCAGGCCTACATGGCCTCCTACGAGATGGCCATCCACGCCATCGGCAAGGCCTCGGGCGGCCGCGGCATCTACGAGGGCCCCGGCATCTCCATCAAGCTCTCGGCCCTGCACCCGCGCTACAGCCGTGCCCAGGTCGATCGCGTTCAGGCCGAGCTGCTGCCGCGCGTGCGCCAGCTGGCCCTGCTCTGCCGCCAGTACGACATCCCGCTCAACATCGACGCCGAAGAGACCGACCGGCTGGAGATCTCGCTGGACCTGCTGGAGTCGCTGTGCTTTGACCCGGCGCTGGCCGGCTGGAACGGCATCGGCTTCGTGGTGCAGGCCTACCAGAAGCGCTGCCCGTTCGTGCTCGACTACATCATCGACCTGGCCCGCCGCAGCCACCACCGGATCATGGTCCGCCTGGTCAAGGGCGCCTACTGGGACAGCGAGATCAAGCGTGCCCAGCTCGACGGCATGGACGGCTACCCGGTCTACACCCGCAAGGTGCACACCGACCTGTCCTATCAGGTCTGCGCCCGCAAGCTGCTGGAAGTGCCCGACGCCATCTATCCGATGTTCGCCACCCACAACGCCCAGACGCTGGCCACCATCTACGAGCTGGCCGGCCAGAACTACTACCCGGGCCAGTACGAATTCCAGTGCCTGCACGGCATGGGCGAGCCGCTCTACGAGCAGGTCACCAAGCCCGTTTCCGAAGGCGGTCTGGGCCGGCCGTGCCGCGTCTACGCCCCGGTGGGCACCTACGAGACGCTCCTGGCCTACCTGGTGCGGCGCCTGCTGGAAAACGGCGCCAACACCTCCTTCGTCAACCGCGTCAGCGATCCGTCGCTGCCGATCGACCAGCTGATCACCAACCCGATCGAGGAAGCGGCCTCCATCTCGCCGGTGGGCGCCCCGCACGACCGCATCCCGCTGCCGGTCGACCTGTACGCCACCGAAGTCTTCGGCAAGCGCACCAACTCCTCGGGCATCGACCTGGCCAACGAGCAGCAGCTGGCCACCCTGTCGGCAGGCCTGCTGGCCAGCACGAAGCAGGCCTGGCTGGCCCAGCCCGGCAACCGCCCGGCACCCGCCACCGGCAAGGGCGCCAAGCTGCCCGAGGATGCCAAGCCCGTGCTGAACCCGGCCGATCACCAGGACGTGGTGGGCCACGTGGTGGAAGCCACGCCGGCCGACATCGAGGCTGCGCTGAAGACGGCCGAAGCCGCCGCGAAGACCTGGAAGGACGTGTCCCCGGCTGACCGCGCCGCCTGCCTGCAGCGCGCCGCCCAGCTGATGGAAGACCGCATGGCGATCCTGATGGGTCTGGTGATCCGCGAGGCCGGCAAGTCGCTGCCCAACGCCATCGCCGAGATCCGTGAGGCCGTGGACTTCCTGCGCTACTACGCCAACCAGGTGACGGCCGAGTTCCAGAACGACACCCACCGGCCGCTGGGTCCGGTGCTGTGCATCAGCCCCTGGAACTTCCCGCTGGCCATCTTCACCGGTCAGGTTTCGGCCGCACTGGCTGCCGGCAACCCGGTCATCGCCAAGCCGGCCGAGCAGACGCCGCTGATTGCCGCCGAAGCCGTGCGCATCCTGCACGAGGCCGGCGTCCCGGCCGACGTGCTGCAGCTGCTGCCGGGCGACGGCGTGAAGGTGGGCGCCCCGCTGGTGGCCGACGCGCGCATTGCCGCCGTCATGTTCACCGGCTCCACCGAAGTGGCTCGCCTCATTGCCGCCACCCTGGCCCAGCGCCTGGACAGCGAAGGTCACACCATCCCGCTGATCGCCGAGACCGGCGGCCAGAACGCGATGATCGTCGACTCTTCCGCACTGACCGAGCAGGTGGTGCAGGACGTGCTGGTCTCGGCCTTCGATTCGGCCGGCCAGCGCTGCTCGGCCCTGCGCGTGCTGTGCGTGCAGGAAGACAGCGCCGACCGCGTGCTGACCATGCTGGAAGGCGCCACCCGCGAGCTGCGTCAGGGCAACCCCGGCGTGCTGGCCACCGATGTGGGCCCCGTGATCGACACCGAGGCACGCGACAACATCGTCAAGCACATCGACACGATGCGCGCCAAGGGCCACCGCGTCAGCCAGCCCGCCAGCGCACGCGCCGACCATCAGGCCATGGCCGCCGGCACCTACGTGCCGCCCACGCTCATCGAGATCAGGAGCATCAAGGACCTGGGCCGCGAGGTCTTCGGTCCCGTGCTGCACGTGCTGCGCTACAAGCGTGACGACCTCGAATCGCTGATCCGCGACATCAACGGCACCGGCTACGGCCTCACCTTCGGTGTGCACACCCGCATCGACGAGACCATCGACCGCGTGCTGCCGCAGATCCACGCCGGCAACCTGTACGTCAACCGCAACACCGTCGGTGCCGTGGTGGGCGTGCAGCCCTTCGGCGGCGAAGGCCTGTCGGGCACCGGTCCCAAGGCCGGCGGTCCGCTGTACCTGAAGCGCCTGCTGTCGAAGCGCCCGCCGACCGTGATTCCGCGCACGGCCGACAGCGCCGCCGCCCTGGCAGCACTGACCGAGTGGCTGCCCAAGGCCGGTCTGGTCGAGGCCGACACCGCCCTGGCCCGCCAGTACCTCAAGGCCCTGGAAGACGCCCAGATCGGCACCGAAGAGCAGACCATGCCCGGCCCCACCGGCGAGAGCAACACCTATCGCCAGGAAGGTCGTGGTCGCGTGCTGTGCGTGGCCAGCAGCCCGGCCGGTGCCGTGGCCCAGCTGGCCACCTGCCTGGCCACCGGCAACCAGGCGCTGTTCGTGGCCTCGGGCGCCGCGGCCGACGTGCTGAACGGCCTGCCCGCCTCGGTGCGCGCCAAGGTCAAGCAGATCACCGATGCCGAGATCGACAGCGCTGCCTTCGAGGGCGCGCTCTTCGAGGGTGAGGCCGAGCAGCTCAAGGCCCTGAACCAGCGCTTGGTCAAGCGCAGCGGCCCGATCGTCAACCTGCAAGGCCTGACGCCCGCGCAGCTCAAGAGCGGCCAGCACTACGGCAACGAGATCCTGCTGGCCGAACGGTCCATCAGCATCAACACCGCCGCAGCCGGCGGCAACGCCAGCCTGATGACGATGGCCTGATCGCCGTCATCGCCCTGAAGGCGGAAGGCCACGCCCCTGCGGGGGCGTGGCCGGAAACCCGATGGGCCCAGGCCGGACGGCCCGCCAGACCGCGGCGGGCACGGTCCCAACAAAAAACCGGGCGCAAGGCCCGGTTTTTTCATGCTGGCTGAGTACCAGCCCCTGAGTACCAGCCCGTTTTCCGGGCCGGTCACGGCTTCAGTGTCATGTCTTCGCCGCCCTGCCTCAGCGCCGTTTCGGCGCCGGCGGCATGGCCTCCTCGAACTGGACAATGATCTGCTCGATGTCGGCCCGGTGTGCGTGCAGCAGATCGACCAGCGACTTCTTCCGGCGGGCCGGCTTGGCGGGCGCCTTCATCACCGCCGGCGCCGGGATGGATGCCAGCAGTTCCTTCAGCCCTTCCGGATACAGCGGGCAGTCGGCCCGGGTCTCCTCGGGCCGGTGCCAGATGGCCGAGAAGTCCGTGCCATCGCTTTCCTTGCCCCGGATCACCTCCCGGGTATAGAAGGACGGGTCCTCGAAGCGGGCATCAAAGACCAGCACGATCTCGTGGCGCGGCTCATTGCCGATCTTGAAACGGTTCTCCAGCGTGCCGATGAGGCGGACCTCGGCGATCTCCGCGCCCAGCTCCTCCTTCAGCTCCCGGGCCAGCGTCTGCGCGCCGGACTCGCCGAACTCGATGCCCCCCCCCAGCGGCCGCAGGTAGGCCCCGTTGCGGTGCGGATCGTGCCCCCGCGCCACCAGGATCTTGCCCTCATGCCGGAACACACAGATGGCCACTGGCCGGACGACTTGCGCTGTCATGACGATTCCTTCAGTGATGATGATGGCCGCGGAACCGGCCGGGACTGTGGAGGATTATCCCTTATTTTTCAGATAAAGCTCGACACGATCAGTCGTCCAGGTAGGCACTCCGGTTCCGAAAAAAGCTTGCCGTACCGAATCACCTGGGCCCCTCCATCACACCCTTCCGTGCGCCTGTGCGAGCCTCCCTGCGCGCTGACTTGAACTCATCCACCAGCTCTTCCGGGTCGATCCGGTGCATGCTCAACAGCGCATCGAGTGCACTGCTGGCCTGCTCAAGAGCAGCCATATCGACTGTCTCCCCGGTCTGCGTCGGGATGAACACGCCCACCGTCTGGCCATGCCGGGTCACGGCCACAGGTGAGCCATCCTGAATGTACTCAGCCAGCCCCGCACGAAACTCTCTGATCCCTGCCTTGACGATCTGCATGGCCTGATTCCGTCATGTCGAAATGTGTATCTCAGTGTACACAACTGGCCGATATCCCACAATATCAAGGGACAGAGAGTCCTCCTGCCCCCCTACCTCCTCGCCACCCCGGCGCCCTGAACGACATCCTCCACCGCCTGCAGCACCACCGGCAGCTCGGTGAGAAGCCTGATAGAGCATTGCAGGAATCATCAATCCTGATGCAAAATGACATCAAATCGAATGGAGCCTTCCGATGCGCACTACGGTCACACTGGATGACGCACTTTACGAACAAGCGCTCGCTGTTGCCGACCCCGACATGGACAAGGCCGACCTCTTCCGGGAGGCCGTCAAGACCTTCGTCCGTATCCAGTCAGCCAAGCGTCTGGCCGCCTTGGGAGGCAGCATGCCTGACATGCAGCTTCCGCCGCGGCGCTCCCATTCCGACGATCCTGCATCCATCCAGGCCCAGCCTGCCACTTCTCGAAACGAAGATGGTTTTCCGTCGCTGCCATGACGACACGCGCCATCCTTGTAGACAGCAGCGTCTGGGTTGATCATTTCAGGCATGGCAATGAAGCACTGACAACGCTGCTTCATCAGGACCGTGTGCTGGTACATCCCTTCGTCATTGGTGAAATCGCATGCGGCACCCCGCCTGATCGCACCCGGGTCCTCGCCTGGCTGGCCGAGCTGCGCAGCACCCAGATATGCAGTCTGAACGAACTGATGGCCTTCATCGAGCGCCATCGTCTCTACGGTCTGGGCTGCGGCCTCGTCGATCTGATGCTGCTGGCCTCGACCCTGATGACGGAGAACGCTCTGCTCTGGACGCTCGACAGAAGGCTGAACAGCCTCGCAGAACGATTTGGCATCGCCCACACTGTCCGCTGAGTCTCGCAACGCACGGCCCGTCCTTTGCCCCCTACCTCGCCGCCACCCCGGCGCCCTGAACGACATCCTCCACCGCCTGCAGCACCACCGGCAGCTCGGTGAAACCCTCGCGGTCCAGGAAGTGGCCGGCGTCCGGCACCCGGTGCACCGTGCCGCCCAGGCGCTGTGCCAGCTGCTCGCTCACGGCCGGCGGCACTGCATAGTCGTTGGTGCTGACGACGTGATGCAGGACCGGCGACATGGCGTGAATCGTGGCCGTATCGATCTTCGCCCGATCGGCGTAGGCATCCACGTCAAAGCCATCCAGCGTGGACAATCCCGGGATCCGCCCCGCAAAGCCCGACACCAGCACGATGCCGCCCAGCCTCTTCGCGCCGGACTGACTGGCGAAATGCAGTGCGCTGATGGTGCCCAGGCTGTGTGCCACCAGAACGGTGTGTTCACCCGGCTGCCCGATGGCCTCGCGCATCGTGGCCTGCCAGCGGTCGAAGTCCGGGTAGCTGCTGTCCGGCATCCGCAGGCGGGTGACCTGAATCCCCCGTTCCCGCAACTGCGCTTCCAGCCAGGGGAACCAGTGCTCCTCGGGCGAAGCGTCGAAACCGTGGATGATGAAGACTCGCCAGGGATTCCGTTGCGTCATGATGATTCCTCCTCGTTGACCAATCAGGATACCCCGTCCCCAAGGGACTCCCGAACCTCAGGCCCCCCACTGGACAGGGCTTCCCCGGCCCACTGAAATCGGCGGGCCCGCTTCACCCCCCACCGATGGCGTTATCATCGCCCCTACTCTTCCCTGCGCAAGTCCCCCGGGACCACCGCATCCCCTCTCCCCCCCTCTCCTCGACTCCCGTTTCATGGCAGCAGAAAGTTCCTCGTTCGACCTCATCCAGGTCGTCTCCCTGCTGGGCGCCGCCGTCGTGGCCGTGCCCCTCTTCAAGCGACTGGGCCTGGGCTCGGTACTCGGCTATCTGGCCGCCGGCCTGGCCATCGGCCCCTACGGCCTGGCCCTGGTCACCGATTCGCACGCCATCATCCACATTGCCGAATTCGGGGTGGTGATGTTCCTGTTCGTCATCGGACTGGAGATGAAGCCCTCGCACCTGTGGGGCCTGCGTCGGCAGATCTTCGGCCTGGGCAGCCTGCAGGTGATTCTCTGCTCGATCCTGCTGACCTTCGTCGGCGTGCTCTTCGGCTTTTCGTGGGCGGTGTCCTTTGTCAGTGCCACCGGCTTCGTGCTCACCTCCACCGCCATCGTCATGCAGGTGCTGGGCGAGCGGCAGGAACTGGCCTCGCCGCGTGGCCAGCGCATCGTTTCCATCCTGCTGTTCGAGGACCTGCTGATCGTCCCGCTGCTGGCCATCGTCGCGTTCCTCGCGCCTGCCACACCCGAGAGTGCCGCGCATGCCACACCGCTGTGGCAGACCATCGGCACTGCCCTGCTCAGTCTGGCCGCCCTGGTGGCCGCGGGCCTCTGGGTGCTCAACCCCCTGTTCCGCGTGCTGGCCGCCAGCCGTGCCCGGGAGGTCATGACCGCTGCCGCGCTGCTGGTGGTGCTGGGTGCCGGCCTGCTGATGGAAATGGGGGGCCTCTCGATAGCCATGGGCGCCTTCGTGGCCGGCGTGCTGCTGTCCGAATCGAGCTTCCGGCACCAGCTGGAAGCCGACATCGAGCCGTTCCGCGGGCTGCTGCTGGGTCTCTTCTTCCTGGGCGTCGGCATGGCGCTGGACCTGAAGGTGGTGGCCGAGAACTGGGGCATCATCGTCTCGGGCGTCATCGCGCTGATGGTGACCAAGGCCCTCTGCGTCTATGGGGTGGCCCGCTTTGCCGGCAGCAACCACACGGATGCCATGGACCGCGCACTGCTGATGGCCCAGGGAGGTGAGTTCGCCTTCGTGCTGTACTCGGCAGCAGCCAGTGCCGGCGTGATCGATGCGCGGGTCAACGCCAACATGACGGCCATCGTGGTGCTGTCGATGGCCATCACCCCGCTCGTGCTGGTACTCTACCAGCGCTTCGGTAACCCCGCCCCGGCCGGCGAGGCCCGCGAGGCCGACACCTTCGACGAACAGCATCCGATCCTGGTGGTGGGCATGGGACGCTTCGGCCAGATCGTCAACAGCATGCTGCAGATGAGCAGCCACAGCACCACCGTCATCGACCTGGATCCGACCACCGTGGCCGGGCTCAACCGCTACGGCATCAAGACCCACTTCGGCGACGCTTCCCGCCCTGAACTGCTGCTGACGGCCGGCATCGAGAACGCCCGCCTGCTGGTGATCGCCATCGACAACCGGGAACAGGCACTGTCCATCGCCCACTTCGCCCGCGAGGTGAACCCCAACATCGACATCGTGGCCCGTGCCTACGATCGACTGCACACCTTCGACCTGTACCAAGCCGGTGCCAACGAGATCGTGCGCGAGACCTTCGACGCCGCCATCCGTGCCGGCAAGCGTGCCCTGGAAAGGCTGGGCATGAGCCGCGACGACGCCGAGAAGGTCGGCAAGATCTTCTACCGCCACGATCGCCACGGCATGATCGAGCAGGCCCGCGTCTACGACCCCACGCTCGGCCCCTTCAATAACAAGCAGATGGCCGAGCTGGTCGTGGCGCAGCGCGAAAGCACCCGCGAGGCCGTCCAGGCCGCCCTGCGGGGCGAAGAAGAGGAATGGCCGCATGGCGACGACTGAGCCGGTTGCCCCATGACCCGCGCCGAACGCCTGCTGGAGCTGATGCAGCGGCTGCGCCGTAGCCGGCAGCCGCTGCAGGCCCACACACTGGCCGAGCAGCTGGACATCAGCGTCCGCACCCTCTACCGCGATATCGAGACCCTGCGCCACCAGGGCGCCGACATCGAGGGCGAGGCCGGCGTGGGCTATGTGCTGAAAAAGGGCGGTCCCACCCTGCCGCCCCTCATGTTCCGAGAAAGCGAGATCGAGGCCCTGGTGCTGGGGCTGCGCTGGGTGGGCCGCCATGCCGACCCGGCCCTGGCCGACGATGCCCGCTCGGCGCTCTCCAAGATCGGCGCCATCCTGCCACCCCGGCTGGCTCCCATCTTCGACGAGCACGCGCTCTACCCCGCCGGCCGCCGGCAGAACACCGAAAGTGACGAGAACAGCGTGCTGCCCACCGTGCGCGCCGCCCTGCGCGAGAACCAGCGCCTGCGTCTGGACTACACCGACGGCGAGGGCCACACCAGCCAGCGCATCGTCTGGCCCCTGGCACTGGGCTACTTCGACGAGACCCCGGTCCTGGCCGCCTGGTGCGAGCTGCGCCAGGACTTCCGCCACTTTCGCACCGACCGCATGCAGCGGGCGCAGCCCGTCGGCCCCTGCCCGCTACCCCGCCTGCGCATGCTGGCCGAATGGCAGCGCCACACCGGCGTCGATCTGAGCCGGTACGACCCGTGATCGTGCAAGGGCATTCCCCGGACCGGATCCCGCAGCCGAACGACGCGCTCACGCCACCCGCAGATGCTTCACCAGCACCTGAAAAAATCGTGAGTCCGTCTGACCGTCCGGTCACCTGCCGCCTCCTGACGAAAACTGACAGCAGCCCGGCGTATAGTGGCTTCACGTCAGGGAAGCGCTTGGCCTTCCCCACCCCAGGAGCCCACGATGAGCCACTTCACCCTCTACACCAACCCCCGTTCCCGCGGCCGCATGGTGCGCTGGATGCTGGAAGAATGCGAAGCCACCTATGAGGTGGTGCCGGTACCCTATGGCGAGCCGATGAAGTCGGCCGCTTACCTCGCCGTGAACCCGATGGGCAAGGTGCCCGCGCTGAAGGTGGACGACACCGTGCTGACCGAGGCACTGGGCATCTGCACCTGGCTGGCCGAGCAGTTCCCGGAAAAGAACCTGATCCCTCCCGCAGGCCATGTGGAACGGGGCGAGTTCTACCGCTGGATGTGCTTTGCGCTGCATCTGGAATACGCCGCCATGGACCGCCGCTTCCAGCACCCGGACAATGATCCGGAACGCCGCTTTTCCGTCGGCTATGGCGACTTCGACACGGCCTTCAACACCCTGCGGGAACACCTGAAGACGCGCGAGTATCTGGTGGGTGACCACACCACGGTGCTGGACCTCTACTACGCGGGCCTGCTGATGCAGTTCATGCAGCCGCGGGGCACCGATACCGACAATCCGCGCAACCGTCCGGTGCTGTCCATCGACGATCCGGTCCTGGGCCCCTACGCCAAGCGTCAGATATCGCGCCC from Lautropia mirabilis harbors:
- a CDS encoding monovalent cation:proton antiporter-2 (CPA2) family protein gives rise to the protein MAAESSSFDLIQVVSLLGAAVVAVPLFKRLGLGSVLGYLAAGLAIGPYGLALVTDSHAIIHIAEFGVVMFLFVIGLEMKPSHLWGLRRQIFGLGSLQVILCSILLTFVGVLFGFSWAVSFVSATGFVLTSTAIVMQVLGERQELASPRGQRIVSILLFEDLLIVPLLAIVAFLAPATPESAAHATPLWQTIGTALLSLAALVAAGLWVLNPLFRVLAASRAREVMTAAALLVVLGAGLLMEMGGLSIAMGAFVAGVLLSESSFRHQLEADIEPFRGLLLGLFFLGVGMALDLKVVAENWGIIVSGVIALMVTKALCVYGVARFAGSNHTDAMDRALLMAQGGEFAFVLYSAAASAGVIDARVNANMTAIVVLSMAITPLVLVLYQRFGNPAPAGEAREADTFDEQHPILVVGMGRFGQIVNSMLQMSSHSTTVIDLDPTTVAGLNRYGIKTHFGDASRPELLLTAGIENARLLVIAIDNREQALSIAHFAREVNPNIDIVARAYDRLHTFDLYQAGANEIVRETFDAAIRAGKRALERLGMSRDDAEKVGKIFYRHDRHGMIEQARVYDPTLGPFNNKQMAELVVAQRESTREAVQAALRGEEEEWPHGDD
- a CDS encoding helix-turn-helix transcriptional regulator, with protein sequence MTRAERLLELMQRLRRSRQPLQAHTLAEQLDISVRTLYRDIETLRHQGADIEGEAGVGYVLKKGGPTLPPLMFRESEIEALVLGLRWVGRHADPALADDARSALSKIGAILPPRLAPIFDEHALYPAGRRQNTESDENSVLPTVRAALRENQRLRLDYTDGEGHTSQRIVWPLALGYFDETPVLAAWCELRQDFRHFRTDRMQRAQPVGPCPLPRLRMLAEWQRHTGVDLSRYDP
- a CDS encoding glutathione S-transferase family protein, producing MSHFTLYTNPRSRGRMVRWMLEECEATYEVVPVPYGEPMKSAAYLAVNPMGKVPALKVDDTVLTEALGICTWLAEQFPEKNLIPPAGHVERGEFYRWMCFALHLEYAAMDRRFQHPDNDPERRFSVGYGDFDTAFNTLREHLKTREYLVGDHTTVLDLYYAGLLMQFMQPRGTDTDNPRNRPVLSIDDPVLGPYAKRQISRPAFARAAALDNELAARMASA